A DNA window from Streptococcus mutans contains the following coding sequences:
- a CDS encoding DNA alkylation repair protein yields the protein MKQYVARLEKDFSLIEHGFKEEEQRALTDYKSNDGEYIKKLAFLAYQSDVYQVRMYAVFLFGYLSKDKEILIFMRDEVSKDNNWRVQEVLAKAFDEFCKKIGYKKALPIIDEWLKSSNLHTRRAATEGLRIWTNRPYFKENPNEAIRRIADLKEDVSEYVRKSVGNALRDISKKFPDLVKIELKNWKLESKEINQVYKLASKFIDA from the coding sequence ATGAAACAGTATGTTGCAAGGCTAGAAAAAGATTTTTCACTCATAGAACACGGATTTAAAGAGGAAGAACAAAGAGCCTTAACTGATTATAAATCCAACGATGGTGAGTATATCAAGAAATTAGCATTTTTAGCTTATCAATCTGATGTTTACCAAGTAAGAATGTACGCTGTATTCCTTTTCGGATACTTATCAAAAGATAAAGAAATTTTAATATTCATGAGAGATGAAGTTTCTAAAGATAATAACTGGAGAGTTCAAGAAGTGTTAGCAAAGGCGTTTGATGAATTTTGTAAGAAAATAGGATATAAAAAAGCACTTCCAATTATTGATGAATGGTTAAAAAGTAGCAATCTCCATACGAGGAGAGCTGCTACAGAAGGGTTAAGAATATGGACAAATAGACCATACTTTAAAGAGAACCCTAATGAAGCTATCAGAAGAATAGCTGACTTAAAAGAGGATGTAAGCGAATATGTTAGAAAATCAGTAGGGAATGCTTTAAGAGACATTAGCAAAAAATTTCCAGATTTAGTTAAAATTGAGTTGAAAAATTGGAAATTAGAAAGTAAAGAAATTAACCAAGTTTATAAATTGGCAAGTAAATTTATTGATGCCTAG